From a region of the Solanum stenotomum isolate F172 chromosome 2, ASM1918654v1, whole genome shotgun sequence genome:
- the LOC125854506 gene encoding protein ACTIVITY OF BC1 COMPLEX KINASE 3, chloroplastic — MSSSVASFTANHHIMLLSCADAVRLSGANSSGGRRVKLRLTPPRAALVEARPQQVPAIRDVAGNSNVTGQTLQVGPSSRDRADDMQSEARAMTRAADASVYSPDLLSNKYGSRPIKVLRRALQIFNGLGSFALKVWLDQLNGELDRKMRLRAIELRQTFTRLGPTFVKIGQGLSTRPDLCPPEYLEELSELQDALPTFPDAQAFSCIERELGRPLETVYSSISPSPIAAASLGQVYKAQLKYSGQVVAVKVQRPGIEEAIGLDFYLIRGVGILINKYVDIISSDIVALIDEFARRVYQELNYVQEGQNARRFKKLYADKEDVLVPDIFWDYTSGKVLTMEWVEGVKLNEQEAIERQGLKVLDLVNTGIQCSLRQLLEYGYFHADPHPGNLLATPEGKLAFLDFGMMSETPEEARFAIIGHVVHMVNRDYEAMARDYYALDFLSPNVDVSPIVPALRDFFDDALNSTVSELNFKTLVDGLGAVLYQYPFNVPAYYALILRSLTVLEGLALYADPKFKVLAASYPYFAKRLLTDPNPYLRDALIELLFKDGKFRWSRLENLLVQGKKDRDFSAKDALQPVLKLLLGPDGKELRDLVIKEAIRVSEAIILGSAIESFNSVPGPMRTFVFNGNASGPFTISAAEQQSLMELRAQVIKIWGLLQSSENFDPNLLQPILQVLQEPEARSIGGRVVGGISQRLAARLLQQVLRAPETTAAA; from the exons ATGAGTTCTTCCGTGGCATCGTTCACGGCCAATCATCATATTATGCTGCTTTCCTGCGCCGATGCGGTTCGGCTTTCAGGAGCGAATAGCTCCGGCGGACGGAGAGTTAAGTTAAGACTAACTCCTCCTCGAGCAGCTCTGGTGGAGGCGAGGCCTCAGCAAGTACCAGCAATTAGAGATGTAGCCGGGAACAGTAATGTTACTGGGCAAACCCTTCAAGTTGGTCCATCTAGCAGAGATCGAGCCGACGATATGCAATCTGAAGCCAGAGCTATGACACGTGCTGCGGATGCTTCTGTTTATAGCCCTGATTTGTTATCCAACAAGTATGGCTCTCGCCCAATTAAG GTACTGAGAAGAGCTCTTCAAATATTCAATGGACTTGGTTCATTCGCCCTAAAAGTATGGCTTGACCAGTTGAACGGGGAGCTTGATCGGAAAATGAGATTGCGTGCCATTGAACTTAGGCAGACTTTCACCAGATTGGGGCCTACATTTGTTAAAATTGGTCAGGGTTTATCCACTAGGCCTGATTTATGCCCACCCGAGTACCTTGAGGAGCTCTCGGAGCTGCAG GATGCTTTGCCAACATTTCCAGATGCACAAGCATTTTCATGCATTGAGAGAGAGTTGGGTCGTCCGCTTGAAACTGTCTACTCATCTATATCTCCATCACCTATTGCTGCAGCCAGTCTTGGTCAAGTTTATAAAGCTCAACTTAAGTACTCGGGCCAGGTCGTTGCTGTGAAGGTGCAACGGCCAGGTATTGAAGAAGCAATAGGATTAGACTTCTACCTAATAAGGGGAGTAGGCATCCTGATTAATAAATATGTTGACATAATTTCAAGTGACATTGTTGCTCTTATTGATGAATTTGCTCGCAGAGTTTATCAAGAGCTCAACTATGTACAG GAAGGGCAGAATGCAAGGAGATTTAAAAAGTTGTACGCTGACAAAGAAGATGTTCTTGTTCCCGATATTTTTTGGGACTACACAAGTGGGAAGGTATTAACAATGGAGTGGGTTGAAGGTGTCAAGTTGAACGAGCAAGAAGCTATTGAGAGGCAAGGGCTAAAGGTTTTGGATCTGGTAAATACGGGCATCCAATGCAGTCTCAGACAGCTGCTTGAGTATGGTTATTTTCATGCTGATCCTCATCCTGGGAACCTTTTGGCAACACCTGAGGGGAAGCttgcttttcttgattttgggaTGATGAGTGAAACTCCTGAAGAAGCAAGATTTGCTATTATTGGTCATGTTGTTCACATGGTCAATCGGGATTATGAAGCGATGGCTCGTGACTACTATGCTTTAGACTTTTTATCTCCCAATGTGGATGTTTCTCCAATTGTACCAGCACTGCGAGACTTCTTCGATGATGCACTTAATTCAACAGTAAGCGAgcttaacttcaaaacacttGTAGATGGTCTGGGTGCTGTGTTATATCAATATCCCTTTAATG TTCCGGCTTATTACGCATTGATTTTGAGATCTCTCACTGTTTTAGAAGGTTTAGCATTATATGCTGATCCTAAGTTTAAAGTGCTGGCTGCTTCATATCCATATTTTGCTAAAAGGCTTCTTACAGATCCTAATCCATATCTGAGAGATGCTCTCATTGAGTTACTTTTCAAGGATGGGAAATTCAG GTGGAGTAGACTTGAAAACTTGCTTGTCCAGGGAAAGAAAGACAGGGACTTTTCTGCAAAAGATGCGTTGCAACCTGTCCTGAAGTTGTTGTTGGGTCCAGATGGTAAAGAATTAAGGGATTTGGTTATCAAAGAGGCAATCCGTGTCAGTGAAGCTATTATTCTGGGTTCAGCTATTGAATCATTTAATTCTGTTCCTGGTCCCATGAGGACTTTTGTTTTCAATGGAAATGCAAGTGGTCCCTTTACAATAAGTGCTGCTGAGCAACAGAGCTTAATGGAACTTAGGGCACAGGTGATCAAGATATGGGGACTATTGCAATCCTCAGAGAATTTTGATCCGAATCTTTTGCAACCAATTTTGCAG GTACTTCAAGAACCAGAAGCACGCAGTATTGGAGGGCGTGTAGTTGGTGGAATATCTCAACGTCTTGCAGCGCGCTTACTGCAACAAGTTCTTCGTGCACCTGAAACAACTGCTGCTGCATAA
- the LOC125856996 gene encoding uncharacterized protein LOC125856996 — MTKEDCMEKDEMDSLFEGMVLFNPSADVGHHAQLSTIADADADASASSPSQVPNEPLDENLFSDLTLMTPSQSLLLDEEEDETQSPSDLALVSRQNSSRRRKKAGLRIGYGRDRDYADHLPQSSHTHLNSPSDISSVLAAIQDKEANQEQKFEQEAEESRDEEKNISSITTAKEQDSSTEKLNNGTDSLNYPNKKLNLSSANPISSTLDDDEYMDAGHLNVKANPVELKFDQIRATIADKLKLAQEAVISVSALRKESIRRRREAVEEFNGASTHHRDLEKKLDEACEAEDFETAERVSENLASAEKEKEQSVILLRDAETYCDVIDTKMQDVLVSLIQAEEECVYLLRRFSEEAASNADSILMDAETISSKDGAEWLSSVEAIEVSKFELEIQSQLVHGAKSVLNESIDHSVEDDRREIDVLCKRKEVLAEELRELLAFVKEKEAEIAENDGLIQKVEHRIDGVVSCFKEVQESIYNNYDKLQSHLSELMAENDVLLKRKKDIDSYLSQQESRGEKIKNLSRISADEANMYEEVVGLRKSLAVFISKSKAYRLNLAKSEERISEEVQILKQDFFAARASLQVLSSTKSSIQQEVESCKQRLLFIDRRLPELEAEKKVAAATRNFKEAARLSAEAKALCIEKEEIQRKMDSTESELKKLEEEICHTIDRMQETEVQISSKEKELAMARFRRLILIAREARAERSAALELGDHEEAESLMAEADAAEVEARKLQPIYNFNEEAIENLPEVFISAELVSTLGNKQLAELAASAI, encoded by the exons ATGACTAAAGAAGACTGTATGGAGAAAGACGAAATGGATTCGCTGTTTGAGGGAATGGTTCTCTTCAATCCGAGTGCAGATGTCGGACATCATGCCCAACTATCCACCATAGCTGATGCGGATGCGGATGCATCCGCTTCTTCCCCATCGCAGGTACCTAATGAACCCCTTGATGAGAACCTTTTCTCGGATCTCACTCTCATGACTCCCTCTCAATCCCTACTgcttgatgaagaagaagatgaaactCAATCTCCATCTGATCTGGCGTTGGTATCTCGGCAAAATTCCagtaggagaagaaaaaaagcTGGATTAAGGATAGGATATGGCAGAGATAGAGATTATGCTGACCATCTGCCACAATCGTCCCATACCCACCTCAACTCTCCCTCTGACATAAGCTCCGTTCTTGCTGCTATTCAAGATAAAGAAGCAAACCAAGAACAAAAATTTGAACAGGAAGCTGAGGAGTCGAGGGATGAAGAAAAGAACATCTCTTCTATCACCACAGCCAAAGAGCAGGATTCCTCAACAGAAAAGCTTAACAATGGCACTGACTCTCTCAACTACCCTAATAAAAAGCTTAATTTGTCCTCGGCTAATCCTATTTCATCTACACTTGATGACGACGAATACATGGATGCTGGTCATCTAAATGTTAAAGCAAACCCAGTGGAGTTGAAATTCGATCAAATCAGAGCCACCATTGCAGACAAGCTTAAGTTGGCCCAGGAGGCGGTAATCTCCGTCTCTGCACTGCGGAAAGAATCTATCCGAAGGAGAAGAGAAGCTGTCGAAGAATTCAATGGGGCATCTACCCACCATAGGGACTTGGAGAAGAAGCTGGATGAAGCTTGTGAAGCAGAGGATTTTGAGACCGCTGAAAGGGTCAGTGAGAATCTTGCTTCCGCGGAGAAGGAAAAGGAACAGTCGGTCATTCTCCTCAGAGATGCCGAGACATACTGTGATGTCATTGACACTAAGATGCAGGACGTTCTTGTGTCCCTTATTCAAGCTGAGGAGGAATGTGTTTATTTGCTACGAAGATTTTCAGAG GAAGCTGCAAGTAATGCAGATTCAATCCTGATGGATGCAGAAACAATATCTTCAAAAGATGGTGCTGAGTGGCTTTCATCAGTTGAAGCCATAGAAGTCAGCAAATTTGAATTAGAAATTCAATCCCAACTAGTTCACGGAGCTAAATCTGTTTTGAATGAATCAATTGATCACTCAGTGGAGGATGATCGGAGGGAAATAGATGTTCTTTGCAAGAGAAAAGAAGTATTGGCAGAGGAACTGAGGGAACTGCTTGCCTTTGTGAAAGAGAAGGAAGCAGAAATAGCAGAAAATGATGGTCTCATTCAAAAAGTTGAGCATAGGATTGATGGGGTTGTCTCATGCTTTAAGGAGGTTCAagaaagtatatataataattatgatAAATTGCAGTCACACCTTTCTGAGCTGATGGCTGAGAATGATGTTTTactgaaaagaaagaaagatattGATAGTTACCTTTCTCAGCAAGaatcaagaggagaaaagattAAGAATCTTTCCAGGATTTCTGCAGATGAAGCAAACATGTATGAAGAAGTTGTTGGTCTTAGAAAGAGTCTGGCTGTGTTCATCTCGAAATCCAAGGCCTATAGACTGAACCTTGCCAAAAGTGAAGAAAGGATTTCAGAGGAGGTGCAAATTCTCAAGCAGGATTTTTTTGCTGCAAGAGCTTCACTTCAG GTGTTATCTTCAACTAAGTCAAGCATCCAGCAGGAAGTTGAATCCTGTAAGCAGCGCCTTCTTTTCATTGACAGGAGACTTCCGGAGTTGGAGGCAGAGAAGAAGGTTGCTGCTGCTACAAGAAATTTTAAAGAAGCAGCACGATTATCTGCAGAAGCTAAGGCCTTGTGCATTGAAAAGGAAGAAATACAGAGGAAAATGGACAGTACTGAGTCAGAGCTTAAGAAGCTTGAGGAAGAAATATGCCACACGATTGATAGGATGCAAGAAACTGAAGTGCAGATTTCATCGAAGGAAAAAGAGTTGGCTATGGCTAGATTCCGGAGGCTAATTCTAATTGCTAGAGAGGCTAGAGCTGAGAGATCAGCTGCTTTGGAGTTGGGTGATCATGAAGAAGCTGAATCTTTAATGGCAGAGGCTGATGCTGCGGAGGTTGAAGCAAGAAAACTTCAACCAATTTACAATTTCAATGAAGAAGCGATTGAAAATTTACCGGAAGTTTTCATATCAGCTGAGCTTGTATCCACGCTTGGTAACAAGCAATTGGCTGAGTTGGCTGCTTCTGCAATATAG